Proteins co-encoded in one Nicotiana sylvestris chromosome 7, ASM39365v2, whole genome shotgun sequence genomic window:
- the LOC104237834 gene encoding LOB domain-containing protein 27-like translates to MQKINGRDTAACASCKHQRKKCANTCILAPYFPAEKSREFQAVHKIFGVSNVAKLIKTLIEEDRKKAADSLVWEAFCRQKNPVLGSYGEYRRVVEELKLYKSQYQQILQIPTQGATHDMMYNAAQGLNNGYNKKANSMMESWLCSNNIHLQHVQNNMEKLTSDCNGSTIIVPQQAIDGFTNHYYLTAGNCNPIDVKRMENSSWEASS, encoded by the exons ATGCAGAAGATTAATGGTCGAGACACAGCTGCATGTGCATCGTGTAAACATCAACGAAAAAAGTGTGCAAACACATGTATATTAGCACCTTATTTCCCAGCAGAGAAAAGCCGAGAATTTCAAGCAGTACACAAGATATTTGGTGTCAGTAACGTCGCAAAACTAATAAAAACTCTCATAGAAGAAGATCGGAAAAAAGCCGCGGATTCGCTTGTTTGGGAAGCGTTCTGTAGGCAGAAAAATCCTGTGCTCGGTTCATATGGAGAGTATAGAAGAGTTGTTGAGGAACTCAAGTTGTATAAAAGCCAATACCAGCAAATTCTTCAAATTCCAACCCAAGGGGCAACTCATGATATGATGTACAATGCAGCACAAGGGTTGAATAATGGATATAATAAGAAAGCCAATTCTATGATGGAGTCTTGGCTGTGTAGCAATAACATCCATTTACAACATGTCCAAAATAATATGGAGAAATTAACAAGTGATTGTAATGGTTCCACTATTATTGTGCCACAACAAGCAATTGATGGTTTTACTAACCACTATTATCTTACTGCAG GCAATTGTAACCCAATTGATGTCAAGCGAATGGAAAACTCATCGTGGGAGGCTAGCTCATGA